A stretch of Dysidea avara chromosome 5, odDysAvar1.4, whole genome shotgun sequence DNA encodes these proteins:
- the LOC136256855 gene encoding serine/threonine-protein kinase Nek8-like — protein sequence MEKYEKIRAIGQGAFGKVFLVRRKQDKFLLVIKEIPLDEMSTEERKSAQNEVDVLRMLRHPNIIGYYDSFVKDTALNIVMEYAPGGTLHEFLQQRNNKLLEEERVMQFFAQILVALEHVHSHNIMHRDLKTQNIMLCKKKKVVKIGDFGISKVLSSKITSAKSVVGTPCYISPEICEGKIYRKKSDIWALGCLLHEIVTLRKAFEADNLPALVNKIMHASVKPIDEQYSKGLCELQKNMLQLNPDLRPGIEDIMAEPLVINALINLYTDIGRLPCSNRTQKTVNGPYSNNRKTDEAKRRVGAFGKLHQGSFYDDLEDVSGGHGSVRPEVFMWGGGISIPLLMPLQSDDEVTQIATSRSQQLATTKEGKLIVWECASGSLATTQFQTMSEKKPLTSLSFVPRPLKSDSYIKQVSCGDHYTVCVTDKGILMTFGSGVNGCLGHGNYDDLKMPRLVEGLLDKEVVKLSAGSTHVMVITDDDCLFAWGKGDMGQLGLGNQESYSRINQVPFPSGYVPMSVCCGTNASIVITKAGRVLATGSNSYNKLALNGSVPVAIQPIDSGSSDTLQNQFQSSQNKTVIANPSVELLKPSSSKLFTSSMSSSILTASLKLARKLLEEEGTANKSGDKGSVIPLNKDTLTPVDKDTSDKDKPSPAHDKDTVAKEACDIAPSTKQSESMEPTNGGKLPTVDKVDHFRPVVTKLLSQEQVTTVSMGTSHTALVTALGKCVTTGCNVNGQLGYHRSHQETQPGVVEALGHNVTMVTCGDSYTAAVTKAGEVFAWGKSQRGRLGREEKSNYSPQPKLIPFECPYHMMQICSCSSITMVMGRRK from the exons ATGGAAAAGTACGAGAAGATTAGAGCTATCGGGCAAGGAGCGTTCGG TAAAGTATTTCTGGTGCGACGCAAGCAGGACAAGTTCTTGCTTGTAATTAAGGAGATTCCATTGGACGAGATGTCAACTGAAGAGAGAAAGTCAGCACAAAATGAAGTTGATGTATTGAGGATGTTACGACATCCAAACATAATCGGATACTATGACAGTTTTGTGAAGGACACTGCTCTTAACATTGTGATGGAGTATGCCCCAG GTGGAACACTGCATGAGTTTCTACAGCAACGAAACAATAAGTTGTTAGAAGAAGAG AGAGTAATGCAGTTCTTTGCTCAGATCTTAGTGGCATTAGAACACGTCCACTCTCACAACATAATGCACAGGGATCTGAAGACACAGAACATCATGTTGTGCAAGAAGAAGAAGGTCGTGAAGATTGGAGACTTTGGTATTTCTAAGGTTCTCTCTAGCAAGATCACTTCTGCTAAATCT gTTGTTGGTACTCCCTGTTACATCTCTCCTGAAATCTGTGAGGGGAAAAT ATATCGGAAGAAGTCAGACATTTGGGCATTGGGTTGTCTTCTTCATGAGATAGTGACACTGAGGAAGGCATTTGAGGCTGAT AATCTTCCTGCTCTGGTCAACAAGATTATGCATGCTTCAGTTAAGCCGATTGATGAACAGTACAGTAAG GGCCTCTGTGAGCTGCAGAAAAACATGCTCCAGTTGAACCCTGACCTGCGACCTGGTATTGAGGACATTATGGCAGAGCCATTGGTCATTAATGCCTTGATAAACCTGTACACTGATATTGGTAGATTACCGTGTTCTAATAG GACACAGAAGACAGTCAATGGTCCTTACAGTAACAACAGAAAAACTGATGAGGCAAAGAGAAGAGTAGGAGCATTTGGCAAACTTCATCAAGGATCATTTTATGATGACCTTGAAGAT GTATCTGGGGGTCATGGTTCAGTCAGGCCGGAGGTATTTATGTGGGGTGGAGGGATCAGCATACCCTTATTAATGCCCCTCCAATCTGACGATGAAGTGACTCAAATTGCTACCAGTAGGAGTCAACAACTTGCAACTACGAAGGAAGGAAAACTAATTGTCTGGGAG TGTGCTTCTGGCTCCCTGGCAACCACCCAGTTCCAGACAATGTCAGAGAAAAAGCCACTCACCAGTCTCAGTTTTGTCCCTCGGCCACTCAAGTCAGACTCCTACATCAAGCAGGTATCATGTGGTGACCACTATACGGTGTGTGTAACAG ATAAAGGCATCCTGATGACTTTTGGAAGTGGAGTCAATGGCTGTCTTGGACATGGTAACTATGATGACCTCAAAATG CCGAGACTGGTTGAAGGTCTGCTGGACAAGGAGGTGGTCAAGTTAAGTGCAGGGTCCACACATGTTATGGTGATCACAG ATGATGATTGTCTGTTTGCATGGGGAAAAGGAGATATGG GTCAACTTGGACTTGGTAACCAGGAGAGTTATTCAAGAATAAACCAAGTTCCCTTTCCATCTGGATATGTCCCAATGTCAGTGTGTTGTGGCACTAATGCCTCCATAGTGATCACGAAGGCCGGCCGTGTGCTAGCTACTGGCAGTAACAG CTACAACAAGTTGGCATTAAATGGAAGTGTGCCGGTTGCTATACAACCCATAGACAGTGGATCCAGTGACACACTACAAAACCAGTTTCAATCCTCTCAGAACAAGACTGTCATAGCTAATCCATCTGTGGAATTGTTGAAACCTTCTTCTTCCAAACTTTTCACTAGTTCAATGTCTTCATCAATACTGACAGCATCATTAAAGCTGGCTAGGAAGCTATTAGAAGAAGAGGGTACTGCCAACAAAAGTGGTGACAAAGGCTCAGTCATCCCCCTTAACAAAGACACGCTCACACCGGTTGACAAAGACACAAGTGACAAAGACAAACCCAGCCCTGCCCATGACAAAGATACAGTTGCTAAAGAAGCATGTGACATAGCTCCTAGCACAAAACAGAGTGAGAGTATGGAACCTACAAATGGGGGAAAATTGCCAACAGTGGACAAAGTTGATCACTTTCGTCCAGTTGTTACAAAGTTGTTGAGCCAAGAACAAGTCACAACAGTTTCCATGGGAACTTCTCACACAGCATTAGTAACAG CCCTAGGGAAGTGTGTCACTACTGGATGTAATGTTAACGGACAGCTCGGTTACCATAGAAGCCACCAAGAAACACAGCCTGGTGTAGTGGAAGCATTGGGTCATAATGTCACCATGGTAACCTGTGGCGACAGCTATACTGCAGCTGTTACTAAAG CCGGGGAGGTGTTTGCTTGGGGTAAGAGTCAGAGAGGCCGACTGGGCAGGGAGGAGAAGTCTAACTATAGTCCTCAACCAAAATTGATCCCATTTGAGTGTCCATATCACATGATGCAGATCTGCTCCTGTTCCTCCATCACCATGGTAATGGGAAGAAGAAAATGA